A section of the Neorhodopirellula lusitana genome encodes:
- a CDS encoding alpha-L-fucosidase, with the protein MIRIQLALLALAILLPTLGIAQDSGSKLIQPNWDSMAEQYRAPDWFRDGKIGVWTHWGVPSAIDENRPNDGSHYGRRMYGVNAGESGKQREMTQTLTDWHAEHYGPPEQFGYEDHVPNFKAENWDPDALVTFFKDCGARFIMPVATHHDNFDMYDSSHPWNSVDMGPQRDTIAEWKAAAHKHGLKFGVSTHLYWSPRFFNNARQYQKPGTPEWSLFNMDYDPKRYAMQDSWNQHWYDRCWELIDKYDPDMFNNDSPYPDERRGQALGVKLFSSYLNRDREQNGGKQTTVLSFKNSGMNKAAFTYNLERGMSGEMQEHPWIWATDVSGGWFYRKGSITRMSIPVLIGNAVDAISKNGAVMMNVALRGDGTLPEDQAAYLTAFGDWIKFNGDGIYGTRPWKTFGEGPTEIVTRRTGENLKPYSEHDVRFTTKDGKLYAFILAPPTANIVIETLATGGLLKEEIATIELMGSREEIKWDRDDSRLTIQRPQTLPKQPIIGFRISMK; encoded by the coding sequence ATGATCCGAATTCAATTAGCGTTACTTGCGTTGGCAATCCTGCTACCCACCCTTGGCATCGCCCAAGACTCAGGCTCGAAGCTGATTCAGCCGAACTGGGACTCGATGGCGGAGCAGTACCGTGCGCCCGATTGGTTTCGGGATGGCAAGATTGGAGTGTGGACACACTGGGGAGTTCCGTCCGCAATTGACGAAAATCGCCCCAACGACGGTTCGCACTATGGCCGTCGGATGTATGGCGTGAACGCGGGCGAAAGCGGCAAACAACGGGAAATGACTCAGACGCTGACCGACTGGCATGCCGAGCATTACGGTCCGCCTGAACAATTTGGCTACGAAGATCATGTGCCAAATTTCAAAGCCGAAAACTGGGATCCGGATGCACTCGTCACCTTTTTCAAAGACTGCGGCGCCCGCTTCATCATGCCGGTTGCGACCCACCATGATAACTTTGATATGTACGACTCGTCCCATCCCTGGAACTCTGTCGACATGGGACCTCAACGAGACACCATTGCGGAGTGGAAAGCGGCAGCCCACAAGCACGGCCTGAAGTTCGGCGTTTCCACTCACCTCTATTGGTCGCCACGGTTCTTCAACAACGCTCGCCAATACCAAAAACCCGGGACTCCTGAGTGGTCGCTATTCAACATGGACTACGATCCCAAACGGTACGCAATGCAGGACTCGTGGAATCAGCATTGGTACGACCGTTGTTGGGAACTGATCGACAAGTACGATCCCGACATGTTTAACAATGATTCGCCGTACCCAGACGAAAGACGAGGACAAGCCTTGGGGGTCAAGTTGTTCTCGTCGTATCTCAATCGAGACCGCGAACAAAACGGTGGAAAGCAAACCACCGTGCTCTCGTTCAAGAACTCAGGCATGAACAAAGCCGCATTCACCTACAATCTGGAACGAGGCATGTCCGGTGAGATGCAAGAACACCCTTGGATATGGGCCACCGATGTTTCGGGCGGCTGGTTTTATCGAAAGGGGTCGATCACACGCATGAGCATTCCAGTCTTGATCGGGAATGCCGTTGACGCGATCAGCAAGAACGGGGCGGTGATGATGAACGTCGCACTGCGAGGGGATGGGACGCTTCCTGAAGATCAGGCCGCTTACCTGACCGCGTTCGGTGACTGGATCAAGTTCAACGGTGACGGCATTTACGGGACACGCCCTTGGAAAACGTTCGGCGAGGGACCGACTGAAATCGTGACCCGGCGCACCGGCGAAAACCTGAAGCCTTACTCGGAACACGATGTCCGCTTCACCACCAAAGACGGGAAGCTTTATGCCTTTATCCTGGCACCGCCAACAGCCAATATCGTGATTGAAACACTGGCTACCGGGGGTCTGCTCAAAGAAGAAATTGCCACCATCGAACTGATGGGCAGTCGCGAGGAAATCAAATGGGACCGTGATGATTCGCGACTCACCATCCAGCGACCCCAAACCCTTCCTAAACAGCCGATTATTGGATTTCGGATTTCAATGAAATAG
- a CDS encoding DUF1559 domain-containing protein: protein MTRHIKRTNVGFTLVELLVVIAIIGVLVGLLLPAVQAAREAARRMSCSNNFKQIGLGIHNYHSSYNRLPKHGSGTFVPGANNGYTPRAQQNGGRLSIFVGLTPFIEQQPLWELISQPTKGAFNWVAFGPHPGHISYEGWVSEIPSLRCPSDPGSGLPSLGRTNYAACLGDSPFRGSWGLYDRQFNVLDRRAEQTRAAQRGIFVARQEVRFRDVLDGLSNTLMCGEIATDLGDLDARTRPKHDLNMKAEKNNPGVSQVPIGTPRGCSSHPDLDPTRPQFWFDDTNTLTVFEGRGYRWGSASPVFNGINTMLPPNSPVCLFQKGETGGVNGGTNLAYAFQRTGVLPPSSRHPGGCHVLMGDGAVRFITDSIESGNPDNVPVAIMGTAADNNVPGSASPYGVWGALGTRASREVIDGEF from the coding sequence ATGACAAGACACATTAAGAGAACGAATGTCGGATTTACGTTAGTTGAACTGTTAGTTGTGATTGCAATTATCGGAGTCTTAGTGGGCCTGCTGTTGCCCGCGGTCCAGGCTGCTCGCGAAGCGGCACGCCGGATGAGCTGCAGCAACAACTTCAAACAGATCGGGCTGGGAATCCACAATTATCACAGCAGTTACAATCGGCTCCCTAAACACGGCAGCGGAACCTTTGTCCCCGGTGCCAACAATGGCTACACACCTCGCGCGCAACAAAACGGTGGAAGGCTAAGCATCTTCGTTGGTCTAACTCCGTTCATTGAGCAGCAACCGTTGTGGGAATTGATTTCACAACCCACCAAAGGTGCCTTCAACTGGGTCGCGTTCGGACCTCACCCCGGCCATATCAGCTACGAGGGATGGGTATCGGAGATCCCGTCATTGCGTTGTCCTAGCGACCCAGGATCCGGGCTTCCCTCTTTAGGGCGAACAAACTACGCGGCTTGTCTCGGCGATAGCCCTTTTCGCGGATCTTGGGGACTCTACGATCGACAATTTAATGTGTTAGATCGGCGAGCCGAACAAACACGCGCCGCACAACGGGGAATTTTTGTCGCTCGTCAAGAAGTTCGCTTTCGTGACGTCCTCGACGGCTTGTCCAACACGTTGATGTGCGGCGAAATCGCGACTGACCTTGGCGATCTGGATGCCCGGACCCGCCCCAAGCACGATCTCAACATGAAAGCGGAAAAAAACAATCCGGGTGTGTCTCAAGTACCAATCGGGACACCGCGTGGATGTTCCAGCCACCCTGATCTGGATCCGACTCGGCCGCAGTTTTGGTTTGACGATACCAATACACTGACGGTATTCGAAGGCCGAGGATACCGTTGGGGATCGGCAAGCCCGGTGTTTAACGGGATCAACACAATGTTGCCACCCAACTCGCCGGTCTGCCTTTTCCAAAAAGGTGAAACGGGTGGGGTCAACGGCGGCACGAACTTGGCTTATGCGTTTCAAAGAACAGGGGTGCTCCCACCCAGTAGTCGTCACCCTGGTGGCTGCCACGTTCTGATGGGAGATGGTGCAGTCAGATTTATTACGGACTCAATCGAATCGGGCAATCCAGACAACGTTCCCGTGGCGATCATGGGCACCGCTGCCGACAACAACGTCCCCGGTTCAGCAAGCCCTTATGGCGTCTGGGGAGCGTTGGGAACCCGCGCCTCCCGAGAAGTCATCGACGGTGAATTTTAG